In one window of Macaca thibetana thibetana isolate TM-01 chromosome 5, ASM2454274v1, whole genome shotgun sequence DNA:
- the DCAF4L1 gene encoding DDB1- and CUL4-associated factor 4-like protein 1, which translates to MEAERLRLLEEEAKQKKVARMGFNASSMLRKSQLGFLNVTSYSRLANELRVSCMERKKVQIRSLDPSSLATDRFNFILASTNSDQLFVVNQVEVEGSKYGIISLRTLKIPSFHVYVLRNLYVPNRKVKSLCWASLNQLDSHILLCFEGITDAPSCAVLLPASRFLSVHTRVNQPGMLCSFQIPEAWSCAWSLNTRAYHCFSAGLSQQVLLTNVATGHQQSFGASSDVLAQQFASTAPLLFNGCRSGEIFAIDLRCRNRGKGWRATRLFHDSAVTSVQILQEEQCLMASDMTGKIKLWDLRATKCLRQYEGHVNESAYLPLHVHEEEGIVVAVGQDCYTRIWSLHDAHLLRTIPSPYSASEDDIPSVAFASRLGGIRGAAPGLLMAVRQDLYCFPFS; encoded by the coding sequence ATGGAGGCGGAAAGGCTGCGACTCCTCGAGGAGGAGGCCAAGCAGAAAAAGGTAGCCAGAATGGGATTTAATGCATCTTCTATGCTCCGAAAAAGCCAGCTAGGTTTCCTCAACGTCACCAGTTACTCCCGTTTAGCCAACGAGCTGCGTGTGAGCTgcatggagagaaaaaaagtccAGATTCGGAGCTTGGATCCCTCCTCTTTGGCGACCGACCGATTTAACTTCATTCTGGCGAGTACCAACAGCGACCAGCTCTTCGTAGTGAACCAGGTCGAAGTCGAAGGCTCCAAGTACGGCATTATCAGCCTGCGAACTCTGAAGATCCCTTCATTCCACGTGTACGTGCTCAGAAACCTCTACGTCCCCAACCGGAAGGTGAAGTCCCTGTGCTGGGCCTCGCTGAACCAGTTGGACTCTCACATTCTGCTGTGCTTCGAGGGAATTACAGATGCTCCAAGCTGTGCGGTGCTGCTCCCAGCGTCGCGATTCTTAAGTGTTCACACAAGAGTAAACCAGCCTGGCATGCTCTGCAGTTTCCAGATCCCTGAGGCCTGGTCCTGTGCCTGGTCCCTCAACACCCGGGCATATCACTGCTTTAGTGCAGGCTTGTCTCAGCAGGTCCTGTTGACCAACGTGGCGACGGGACACCAGCAGTCGTTTGGTGCCAGCAGTGATGTCTTGGCCCAGCAATTTGCTAGTACGGCTCCTTTGCTGTTTAATGGCTGTCGCTCCGGGGAGATCTTTGCCATTGATCTGCGCTGTAGAAATCGAGGCAAGGGGTGGAGGGCCACTCGCCTGTTCCATGACTCTGCAGTGACCTCTGTGCAAATCCTCCAAGAAGAGCAATGCCTGATGGCGTCAGACATGACTGGAAAGATCAAGCTGTGGGATCTGAGGGCCACTAAATGTTTAAGGCAGTACGAAGGTCACGTGAATGAGTCCGCCTATCTGCCCCTGCATGTGCACGAGGAAGAGGGAATCGTGGTGGCAGTGGGCCAGGACTGCTACACGAGAATCTGGAGCCTCCATGATGCCCACCTGCTCAGAACCATCCCTTCCCCGTATTCTGCCTCCGAGGACGACATTCCCAGCGTGGCCTTCGCTTCTCGGCTCGGGGGCATCCGGGGAGCAGCACCAGGGCTTCTCATGGCTGTCCGGCAGGACCTTTATTGTTTCCCCTTCAGCTAA